One Streptomyces sp. L2 genomic window carries:
- a CDS encoding TauD/TfdA family dioxygenase — translation MRPVAGHIGAEIAGVDLARPLDDATVSVIRTAVLRWKVVFFRGQELDHAGHVAFARRFGEPVVLGRRGSASPAGFPEVEATADRLELGGRFGMEHEEWLRRRRHTPLRGWHCDHGARSDPPAATVLRAQTVPPYGGDTTWANLAAAYAGLSAPVRAFVDGLRAEHRLGVGYQPRPGDDAYVRHLLDHQVASVHPLVRVHPETGERVLYVNGYYVEQIAGVSRAESAALLEMLLEQAVRPEYTVRFRWEPGSVAFWDNRATIHLAPADNAHLEFPRIMHRVMLAGDVPAGVDGSRSQALTGTEPGRW, via the coding sequence GTGCGGCCCGTGGCGGGGCACATCGGTGCCGAGATCGCCGGTGTCGACCTGGCCCGTCCGCTCGACGACGCGACCGTCTCCGTGATCAGGACGGCGGTGCTGCGCTGGAAGGTGGTGTTCTTCCGGGGCCAGGAGCTGGACCACGCCGGGCACGTCGCCTTCGCCCGCCGCTTCGGCGAGCCGGTCGTCCTCGGGCGGCGCGGCAGTGCCTCACCCGCCGGCTTCCCCGAGGTGGAGGCGACCGCCGACCGGCTGGAGCTGGGCGGGCGGTTCGGCATGGAGCACGAGGAGTGGCTGCGCCGCCGGCGGCACACCCCGCTGCGCGGCTGGCACTGCGACCACGGAGCCCGGAGCGACCCGCCGGCCGCCACCGTCCTGCGCGCCCAGACGGTCCCGCCCTACGGCGGTGACACCACCTGGGCCAACCTGGCCGCCGCCTACGCGGGCCTGTCGGCGCCGGTCCGCGCCTTCGTCGACGGGCTGCGCGCCGAACACCGGCTCGGCGTCGGCTACCAGCCCCGGCCCGGCGACGACGCCTACGTCCGCCACCTGCTCGACCACCAGGTCGCCTCGGTCCACCCGCTGGTCCGGGTGCACCCGGAGACGGGCGAACGGGTGCTGTACGTCAACGGCTACTACGTCGAGCAGATCGCCGGCGTCTCCCGCGCCGAGAGCGCGGCCCTGCTGGAGATGCTGCTGGAGCAGGCGGTCCGGCCCGAGTACACGGTCCGCTTCCGCTGGGAGCCCGGCAGCGTCGCCTTCTGGGACAACAGGGCCACCATTCACCTGGCCCCCGCCGACAACGCCCACCTGGAATTCCCCCGGATCATGCACCGGGTGATGCTGGCCGGTGACGTCCCGGCCGGCGTGGACGGCAGCCGGTCCCAGGCGCTGACGGGCACGGAGCCGGGCCGCTGGTGA
- a CDS encoding metallophosphoesterase, whose product MSESSRDTAQGAGWGPAEPGVYRQLMPDHVEKLSWLNPRILWAARNGVLASWFGDPTGRTRSRWVARRVAAGTAADKVVRRDVPERFSFMVIGDTGEGDASQYAVVPGFLKAGADTEFAVIASDVIYPVGATDDYGTKFFRPYQDYPAPIYAIPGNHDWYEDLGAFMRVFCGEATSALDAESRPRPLSRAWWRTLLWHRPRPADEELLAAARELRGAPGQQALQPGPYWALDAGPVRIIGIDTGLLGTIDAEQGAWLREASRGPKPKILVTGSPLYVDGEHHPCAIEGGGTVDEIVRDPDHHYVAAIGGDIHNYQRYPVDVDGRTVQYVVAGGGGAFMHATHTIPVVSVGGVTERDFRCYPLRGDSLAFYSRLYGHRLRLRRFFTLTEAEATAVVAERLGTEPGRAPGPDARVTRRTRLVATLLGAGGRPDRTSRVRLPVRKIYTRLFSPGSATYSPPFFKCFLRLDVSPEAVRLRCLAATGNRAQELDPPVEDEVVIPLG is encoded by the coding sequence GTGTCTGAATCCTCACGCGATACCGCGCAGGGCGCCGGCTGGGGGCCCGCCGAACCCGGTGTCTACCGGCAGTTGATGCCGGACCACGTGGAGAAGCTGTCGTGGCTGAATCCGCGGATTTTGTGGGCCGCGCGGAACGGGGTGCTGGCGTCCTGGTTCGGGGACCCCACCGGTCGTACCCGCAGTCGCTGGGTGGCGCGGCGGGTCGCGGCCGGGACCGCCGCCGACAAGGTGGTCCGGCGGGATGTGCCGGAACGGTTCTCCTTCATGGTGATCGGGGACACCGGAGAGGGCGACGCCTCGCAGTACGCCGTCGTCCCCGGGTTCCTGAAGGCCGGTGCGGACACGGAGTTCGCGGTCATCGCCAGCGACGTGATCTATCCCGTCGGGGCCACCGACGACTACGGCACCAAGTTCTTCCGGCCGTACCAGGACTATCCCGCCCCCATATACGCGATACCGGGAAACCACGACTGGTACGAGGACCTGGGCGCGTTCATGCGGGTCTTCTGCGGCGAGGCCACCTCCGCCCTCGACGCCGAGTCCCGGCCGCGGCCGCTGTCCCGGGCGTGGTGGCGCACGCTGCTCTGGCACCGGCCGCGCCCCGCGGACGAGGAACTGCTCGCCGCCGCACGGGAGTTGCGGGGAGCGCCGGGCCAGCAGGCGCTGCAGCCGGGGCCGTACTGGGCCCTCGACGCCGGACCCGTCCGGATCATCGGCATCGACACCGGGCTGCTGGGCACGATCGACGCCGAGCAGGGCGCCTGGCTGCGTGAGGCGTCACGCGGCCCCAAGCCGAAGATCCTCGTCACCGGCTCCCCGCTGTACGTGGACGGCGAGCACCACCCCTGCGCCATCGAGGGCGGGGGCACCGTCGACGAGATCGTCCGCGACCCGGACCACCACTACGTGGCCGCGATCGGCGGGGACATCCACAACTACCAGCGCTATCCCGTCGACGTGGACGGCCGCACCGTGCAGTACGTGGTCGCGGGCGGCGGCGGGGCGTTCATGCACGCCACGCACACGATCCCCGTGGTCTCGGTGGGGGGCGTCACCGAACGCGACTTCCGCTGCTACCCGTTGCGCGGGGACTCCCTGGCCTTCTACAGCCGGCTGTACGGTCACCGGCTCCGGCTGCGCCGCTTCTTCACCCTCACCGAGGCCGAGGCGACGGCCGTCGTCGCCGAGCGGCTCGGGACCGAGCCCGGCCGGGCGCCGGGACCGGACGCCCGCGTCACCCGGCGCACCCGGCTGGTGGCGACCCTGCTGGGGGCCGGCGGGCGGCCGGACCGCACTTCACGGGTCCGGCTGCCCGTGCGCAAGATCTACACCCGGCTGTTCTCCCCCGGCTCCGCCACCTACAGCCCGCCGTTCTTCAAGTGCTTCCTGCGCCTGGACGTCAGCCCGGAGGCGGTCCGGCTGCGCTGCTTGGCCGCGACCGGCAACCGCGCCCAGGAACTCGATCCGCCCGTCGAGGACGAGGTCGTCATCCCGCTGGGCTGA
- a CDS encoding M4 family metallopeptidase: MRRLPHRRLSHKPATVGAALLSTAAFLAIGVQAVPAAAKPAAPQASPLRSGAVEAKLSPAQHQALMKSAQDKTAATARTLGLGAKEKLVVKDVVKDNDGTLHTRYERTYDGLPVLGGDLVVHTPPASLAAGTVSTTYNNKHRIQVASTTATVAKSAAESKALKTATSLAGSKASADSARKVIWAGHGTPKLAWETVIGGFQDDGTPSRLHVITDATTGKELYRYQAIDTGVGNTRYSGQVSLTTAQSGSTYTLTDNQRGGHKTYNLNHGTSGTGSLFSQSNDTWGDGTNNNAATAGADAAYGAQETWDFYKNTFGRSGIKNDGVGAYSRVHYGNSYVNAFWDDSCFCMTYGDGSNNADPLTALDVAGHEMSHGVTSNTAGLEYYGESGGLNEATSDIFGTGVEFYANNSSDPGDYLIGEKIDINGDGTPLRYMDKPSKDGGSADSWYSGVGNLDVHYSSGPANHMFYLLSEGSGTKVINGVTYNSPTSDGVAVTGIGRDKALQVWYKALTTYMTSSTDYAGARNAALQAAAALYGQNSTEYAGVGNAFAGINVGSHINPPSSGVTVTNPGSQTSTVGTAVSLQINASSTNSGALSYSASGLPAGLSINSSTGLISGTPTTAGSSSTTVTVTDSAGKTGTANFSWTVNPVGGGCSSAQLLKNQGFESGSTGWTATSGVITTDSGEAAHSGSYKAWLDGYGRSHTDSVSQSVTIPAGCTAKLTFYLHIDSSEYTSSTAYDKLTVTAGSKTLATYSNLNAASGYSQKSFDLSSLAGQTVTLKFNGVEDVSLQTSFVVDDTALTIS; the protein is encoded by the coding sequence GTGAGACGCCTTCCCCACAGACGCCTTTCCCACAAGCCGGCCACGGTCGGAGCCGCCCTGCTCTCCACCGCGGCGTTCCTCGCCATCGGCGTGCAGGCGGTCCCGGCCGCCGCCAAGCCGGCCGCTCCCCAGGCCAGCCCCCTGCGCAGTGGCGCGGTGGAGGCCAAGCTCTCCCCGGCCCAGCACCAGGCGCTCATGAAGAGCGCCCAGGACAAGACCGCCGCGACCGCCCGCACCCTCGGGCTGGGCGCGAAGGAGAAGCTGGTCGTCAAGGACGTCGTCAAGGACAACGACGGCACCCTGCACACCCGTTACGAGCGCACCTACGACGGCCTGCCCGTCCTCGGCGGCGACCTCGTCGTGCACACCCCGCCCGCCTCCCTGGCCGCGGGCACCGTGAGCACGACGTACAACAACAAGCACCGGATCCAGGTCGCCTCGACCACCGCGACCGTCGCCAAGTCCGCCGCCGAGAGCAAGGCGCTGAAGACGGCCACGTCACTCGCGGGGTCCAAGGCGAGCGCCGACAGCGCGCGCAAGGTGATCTGGGCCGGCCACGGCACCCCGAAGCTGGCCTGGGAGACCGTGATCGGCGGCTTCCAGGACGACGGCACGCCCAGCAGGCTGCACGTCATCACCGACGCCACCACCGGCAAGGAGCTGTACCGGTACCAGGCGATCGACACCGGCGTCGGCAACACCCGCTACAGCGGGCAGGTGTCCCTGACGACGGCCCAGTCGGGCTCGACGTACACGCTGACCGACAACCAGCGCGGCGGCCACAAGACGTACAACCTCAACCACGGTACGTCCGGCACCGGTTCGCTGTTCTCGCAGTCGAACGACACCTGGGGCGACGGCACCAACAACAACGCCGCCACCGCGGGCGCGGACGCCGCCTACGGCGCGCAGGAGACGTGGGACTTCTACAAGAACACGTTCGGCCGCAGCGGCATCAAGAACGACGGTGTCGGCGCCTACTCCCGCGTGCACTACGGCAACTCGTACGTGAACGCGTTCTGGGACGACAGCTGCTTCTGCATGACCTACGGCGACGGCTCGAACAACGCCGACCCGCTGACCGCGCTCGACGTCGCCGGCCACGAGATGAGCCACGGCGTCACCTCCAACACCGCCGGCCTGGAGTACTACGGCGAGTCGGGCGGCCTGAACGAGGCCACCTCCGACATCTTCGGCACCGGCGTGGAGTTCTACGCCAACAACTCATCCGACCCCGGTGACTACCTCATCGGCGAGAAGATCGACATCAACGGCGACGGCACCCCGCTGCGCTACATGGACAAGCCCAGCAAGGACGGCGGCTCCGCCGACAGCTGGTACTCCGGCGTCGGAAACCTCGACGTGCACTACTCCTCGGGCCCGGCGAACCACATGTTCTACCTGCTGTCCGAGGGCAGCGGCACCAAGGTGATCAACGGCGTCACCTACAACAGCCCGACCTCCGACGGCGTCGCCGTCACCGGCATCGGCCGGGACAAGGCGCTGCAGGTCTGGTACAAGGCGCTCACGACGTACATGACGTCGAGCACCGACTACGCCGGGGCCCGCAACGCCGCCCTTCAGGCCGCGGCCGCGCTGTACGGGCAGAACTCCACCGAGTACGCCGGGGTGGGCAACGCCTTCGCGGGCATCAACGTGGGCAGTCACATCAACCCGCCCAGCAGCGGTGTGACGGTCACCAACCCGGGCAGCCAGACCTCGACCGTCGGCACGGCGGTGAGCCTGCAGATCAACGCCTCCAGCACCAACAGCGGTGCGCTGAGCTACAGCGCCTCGGGTCTGCCCGCCGGGCTGTCGATCAACAGCTCGACCGGTCTGATCTCCGGCACGCCCACCACCGCGGGCAGCTCCAGCACCACGGTCACGGTGACCGACTCGGCCGGCAAGACCGGCACGGCCAACTTCAGCTGGACGGTCAACCCGGTCGGTGGCGGCTGCTCCTCGGCCCAGCTGCTGAAGAACCAGGGCTTCGAGTCGGGCAGCACCGGCTGGACGGCGACGAGCGGTGTCATCACCACCGACTCCGGTGAGGCCGCGCACAGCGGCTCCTACAAGGCCTGGCTCGACGGTTACGGCCGCTCGCACACCGACAGCGTGTCCCAGTCGGTGACCATCCCGGCCGGCTGCACGGCCAAGCTCACCTTCTACCTGCACATCGACAGCTCCGAGTACACCTCCAGCACGGCGTACGACAAGCTGACGGTGACCGCGGGCTCGAAGACCCTGGCGACGTACTCGAACCTGAACGCCGCCTCGGGCTACAGCCAGAAGTCCTTCGACCTGTCCTCGCTGGCGGGCCAGACCGTCACGCTGAAGTTCAACGGCGTCGAGGACGTCTCGCTCCAGACCAGCTTCGTCGTGGACGACACCGCCCTGACGATCAGCTGA
- a CDS encoding glycoside hydrolase family 64 protein, with protein sequence MLKRLIRPALPVAAAAALVGALLTLGTPDRAGAAVPDTIPLKITNNSGRSDPVYVYDLGTQLSSGRQGWADASGAFHAWPAGGNPPTPAPDAAIAGPAAGQSKTIRIPKFSGRIYFSYGQKLVFKLTTGGLVQPAVQNPSDPNRNILFNWSEYTLNDSGLFINSTQVDMFSAPYAVGVQRSDGGVSSTGHLKSGGYTGFFNALRGRPGGWAGLIQTRSDGTVLRALSPLYGVETGALPASVMDDYVNRVWQKYATSTLTVTPFADRPGTRYYGRVSGNVMNFTDSSGAVVTSFQKPDADSVFGCHKLLDAPNDAVRGPISRTLCAGFNRSTLLVNPNQPDSSSANFYQDAVTNQYARAVHAQMADGNAYAFAFDDVGHHESLVHDGSPQQAYLTLDPLS encoded by the coding sequence GTGCTCAAGAGACTGATACGTCCCGCGCTGCCGGTGGCCGCGGCGGCGGCCCTGGTCGGCGCGCTGCTCACGCTGGGCACGCCGGACCGGGCCGGCGCCGCCGTCCCGGACACCATTCCGCTGAAGATCACCAACAACTCGGGCCGCTCCGACCCGGTGTACGTCTACGACCTCGGCACCCAGCTGTCGTCGGGCCGGCAGGGCTGGGCGGACGCGAGCGGCGCCTTCCACGCCTGGCCGGCGGGCGGCAACCCGCCGACGCCCGCGCCGGACGCGGCGATCGCCGGGCCGGCCGCCGGGCAGTCGAAGACGATCCGCATCCCGAAGTTCTCGGGCCGGATCTACTTCTCCTACGGCCAGAAGCTGGTGTTCAAGCTGACCACGGGCGGTCTGGTGCAGCCCGCGGTGCAGAACCCCAGCGACCCCAACCGGAACATCCTGTTCAACTGGTCGGAGTACACGCTGAACGACTCCGGGCTGTTCATCAACAGCACCCAGGTGGACATGTTCTCGGCGCCGTACGCGGTCGGGGTGCAGCGCTCCGACGGCGGCGTGAGCAGCACCGGGCATCTGAAGTCCGGTGGCTACACCGGGTTCTTCAACGCGCTGCGCGGCCGGCCGGGCGGCTGGGCCGGTCTGATCCAGACCCGTTCCGACGGCACCGTCCTGCGCGCACTGTCCCCGCTGTACGGCGTCGAGACCGGGGCCCTGCCGGCGTCCGTGATGGACGACTACGTCAACCGGGTCTGGCAGAAGTACGCGACGTCGACGCTCACCGTCACGCCGTTCGCCGACCGGCCGGGCACCAGGTACTACGGCCGGGTCTCGGGGAACGTCATGAACTTCACCGACTCCTCCGGTGCGGTCGTGACCAGTTTCCAGAAGCCGGACGCGGACAGTGTCTTCGGCTGCCACAAACTGCTGGACGCGCCGAACGACGCGGTGCGCGGGCCCATCTCCCGTACGCTGTGCGCCGGCTTCAACCGGTCGACGCTGCTGGTGAATCCGAACCAGCCGGACAGCTCGTCGGCCAACTTCTACCAGGACGCCGTGACGAACCAGTACGCGCGCGCGGTCCACGCGCAGATGGCCGACGGCAACGCCTACGCGTTCGCCTTCGACGACGTCGGCCACCACGAGTCGCTCGTCCACGACGGCAGCCCGCAGCAGGCGTACCTCACGCTGGATCCGCTGAGCTGA
- a CDS encoding dienelactone hydrolase family protein — protein MTAVQGTTVDIPTGDGTADAYLAHPADGTPRPGVLLYQDAYGLRPHLRAMADRLTGAGYTVLVPNVFYRKGRAPVVDLPEFIDPSADPTIWQRLSPLLRTLTPERTARDADAYLGWLADSPLVADGPVALTGYCMGARLALRTAATHPGRVAAAAGFHGGRLATDDPDSPHLGAGHITAELYFGHADRDASLPEEQMRRLEDALTAAGVRHTCEVYPDAPHGYTQADTNAYQREGDERHWAALLDLLKRTF, from the coding sequence ATGACCGCCGTACAGGGCACGACCGTCGACATCCCGACCGGGGACGGCACCGCCGACGCCTACCTGGCCCACCCCGCCGACGGGACGCCGCGGCCGGGCGTGCTGCTCTACCAGGACGCCTACGGACTGCGGCCGCACCTGCGGGCGATGGCCGACCGGCTGACCGGCGCCGGCTACACCGTCCTGGTGCCGAACGTGTTCTACCGCAAGGGCCGGGCTCCCGTCGTGGACCTGCCGGAGTTCATCGACCCGTCGGCCGATCCCACCATCTGGCAGCGGCTCAGCCCGCTGCTGCGGACGCTGACTCCGGAACGGACCGCGCGGGACGCCGACGCGTACCTAGGGTGGCTGGCCGACAGCCCGCTCGTCGCGGACGGGCCGGTGGCGCTGACCGGCTACTGCATGGGCGCCCGGCTCGCCCTGCGGACGGCGGCCACGCACCCCGGCCGGGTGGCTGCCGCGGCGGGCTTCCACGGCGGGCGGCTCGCGACCGACGACCCGGACAGCCCGCACCTCGGCGCCGGACACATCACCGCCGAGCTGTACTTCGGCCACGCCGACCGGGACGCCTCCCTGCCCGAGGAGCAGATGCGGCGCCTGGAGGACGCCCTGACCGCCGCCGGCGTGCGGCACACCTGCGAGGTCTATCCGGACGCGCCCCACGGCTACACCCAGGCCGACACGAACGCGTACCAGCGGGAGGGCGACGAGCGCCACTGGGCGGCGCTGCTCGACCTGTTGAAGCGCACGTTCTGA
- a CDS encoding L-threonylcarbamoyladenylate synthase has protein sequence MAKYFDVHPENPQPRSIAQIADAVREGALIAYPTDSCYALGCKLGSKDGMDRIRSIRRLDDRHHFTLMCRDFAQLGQFVRVDNDVFRAVKASTPGSYTFILPATREVPRKLLHPKKKTVGVRIPDHVVTQALLAELGEPLLSSTLLLPDEEEPMTQGWEIKDLLDHVVDAVVDSGDCGTEPTTVVDFSGGEAEIVRHGAGDTARFE, from the coding sequence ATGGCGAAGTACTTCGACGTGCACCCCGAGAACCCGCAGCCCCGCAGCATCGCGCAGATCGCCGACGCGGTGCGGGAGGGGGCGCTCATCGCATACCCGACCGACTCCTGTTACGCGCTGGGCTGCAAGCTGGGCAGCAAGGACGGCATGGACCGGATCCGCTCGATCCGCCGGCTCGACGACCGGCACCACTTCACGCTGATGTGCCGGGACTTCGCCCAGCTCGGCCAGTTCGTGCGGGTCGACAACGACGTGTTCCGGGCCGTGAAGGCGTCGACGCCCGGCAGTTACACGTTCATCCTCCCGGCGACCCGCGAGGTGCCGCGCAAACTGCTGCACCCGAAGAAGAAGACCGTGGGCGTACGGATCCCCGACCACGTGGTCACCCAGGCGCTGCTGGCCGAACTGGGCGAGCCACTGCTGTCGAGCACGCTGCTGCTGCCGGACGAGGAGGAGCCGATGACCCAGGGCTGGGAAATCAAGGACCTGCTCGACCACGTGGTCGACGCGGTGGTCGACTCCGGGGACTGCGGGACCGAGCCCACCACGGTCGTGGACTTCTCCGGGGGCGAGGCCGAGATCGTCCGGCACGGAGCGGGAGACACCGCCCGCTTCGAATGA
- a CDS encoding helix-turn-helix domain-containing protein, with amino-acid sequence MLDLLRPAGRDPRRVVAWLARTVGATVRLQDAHGGLLAGEELPLDEAVVADVVTGRISAAALDDGTRHVRLVGLRHPEPGAVLAVGRTAPFDRRAAEIVTHTAGVLELLLREAELTAAGRQLRRAAADLRLAILQLLMVEDTVSARRVAAGLWPGLLDANSARVYVIEGAPADRDRIADECQELTDGQALVVRCPAMDGHVIVLGPASVVGERLGGLVDGRPGTYLGGSLRQSLARTASAYGQAVSALAVARFRPDRAAVYAERTHPERLLDPAALRAWSADLLRPLDSLPHHTRAELLATTRLGLEFTAVNAAKVLGVSRNTVRARMDRVETLLGTRFSDLAARAAAHLALNTEAAHGPYDPGATALDGPHGPSGAPAAPDPVRLDDLLGQGTLRAWAANLLGCLDADGRDLRGTLRAWISAGANAERAAQERGLHAQTVREHVRAAEPVLERHLLTAGTDLYEVVLAHLATGAVAVPALGRANREQPDSPVHG; translated from the coding sequence CTGCTCGACCTGCTGCGCCCGGCCGGCCGGGACCCGCGCCGGGTCGTCGCCTGGCTCGCGCGGACCGTCGGGGCGACCGTCCGCCTCCAGGACGCGCACGGCGGCCTCCTCGCCGGAGAAGAGCTGCCGCTGGACGAGGCCGTCGTCGCGGACGTGGTCACCGGCAGGATCTCCGCCGCCGCCCTGGACGACGGCACCCGGCACGTCCGCCTGGTCGGCCTTCGCCACCCCGAGCCGGGAGCGGTGCTCGCCGTCGGCCGGACCGCCCCCTTCGACCGGCGCGCCGCGGAGATCGTTACCCACACCGCAGGCGTCCTCGAACTCCTGCTCAGAGAAGCGGAGTTGACGGCGGCCGGACGGCAACTGCGGCGGGCCGCCGCCGATCTGCGGCTGGCGATCCTGCAACTGCTCATGGTCGAGGACACCGTCTCCGCCCGCCGGGTCGCCGCCGGTCTGTGGCCGGGCCTGCTCGACGCGAACAGCGCGCGCGTCTACGTCATCGAGGGCGCCCCCGCCGACCGCGACCGGATCGCCGACGAGTGCCAGGAGCTCACCGACGGCCAGGCCCTCGTCGTGCGGTGTCCCGCGATGGACGGCCACGTGATCGTCCTCGGTCCCGCGTCCGTGGTGGGGGAGCGGCTGGGCGGACTGGTCGACGGCCGGCCGGGCACCTACCTGGGCGGCAGCCTCCGCCAGAGCCTCGCCCGGACCGCCTCCGCCTACGGACAGGCCGTCAGCGCCCTCGCCGTCGCCCGCTTCCGCCCGGACCGCGCCGCCGTCTACGCCGAACGCACCCACCCCGAACGGCTGCTGGACCCCGCCGCCCTGCGCGCCTGGTCCGCCGACCTGCTGCGCCCACTGGACTCGCTGCCCCACCACACCCGTGCCGAACTGCTGGCCACCACCCGGCTGGGCCTGGAGTTCACCGCGGTGAACGCGGCGAAGGTCCTCGGGGTCAGCCGCAACACCGTCCGCGCCCGCATGGACCGCGTCGAGACGCTGCTCGGCACGCGCTTCTCCGACCTGGCCGCCCGCGCCGCCGCCCACCTCGCCCTCAACACCGAGGCCGCGCACGGCCCGTACGACCCCGGAGCCACCGCCCTCGACGGCCCGCACGGCCCCTCCGGGGCCCCCGCCGCTCCAGACCCGGTCCGGCTGGACGACCTCCTCGGCCAGGGCACCCTCCGCGCCTGGGCCGCGAACCTCCTCGGCTGCCTGGACGCCGACGGCCGCGACCTGCGGGGCACCCTGCGCGCCTGGATCTCCGCCGGGGCGAACGCCGAACGCGCCGCGCAGGAGCGCGGGTTGCACGCCCAGACCGTCCGCGAGCACGTACGTGCCGCCGAACCGGTCCTGGAGCGGCACCTGCTCACCGCGGGCACCGACCTGTACGAGGTCGTGCTCGCCCATCTGGCCACCGGCGCCGTCGCCGTACCGGCCCTCGGCCGGGCGAACCGGGAGCAACCGGACTCACCTGTGCACGGGTGA